A section of the Solitalea canadensis DSM 3403 genome encodes:
- a CDS encoding sensor histidine kinase has product MSQPDKKKEDQKHSLLYYNLKYARVGLLVGVGICALNFFHDFTLSWKSVFACFLFSMTITLSITNLIYLSHCLFKRQDVRNVRFVVLNFILMGVGIFVATEFCFFVLYLLDGKWTPMKEQYNNLVFNLFLGFFIGGYNHIITLQKENYEYRLKENEYQLTKLQELKIRAELETLQAKINPHFLYNSLNSIASLVYTDPEKAEKMVLMLSKLFRVSINSGEENFGTIANEIDIVKTYLDIENIRLGDRLSVKISVKDELQDVKIPRFLLQPLVENSIKHGISKVAEKGEVIIEVKALPDNKLAIWVADNGPAFPEVLEPGYGMQSTFDKLKLLYGDDHVLNILSTPHKGIQIIIPNLVVKQLAHEIY; this is encoded by the coding sequence ATGAGTCAGCCAGATAAAAAAAAGGAAGATCAAAAACATTCGCTTTTATACTACAATTTGAAGTATGCGCGGGTTGGACTATTAGTTGGTGTGGGAATTTGTGCCCTCAACTTCTTCCATGATTTTACGCTTTCATGGAAATCCGTTTTTGCCTGCTTCCTCTTTTCCATGACTATCACCTTATCCATTACCAATCTTATCTACTTGTCTCACTGCTTGTTTAAACGTCAGGATGTTAGGAATGTTAGATTTGTGGTGTTGAATTTTATCCTAATGGGAGTCGGTATTTTTGTCGCTACTGAATTCTGTTTTTTTGTGTTGTATTTGCTCGATGGAAAATGGACACCGATGAAAGAGCAATACAACAATTTGGTATTTAACCTGTTCCTAGGATTTTTTATTGGTGGTTACAATCACATAATTACACTGCAAAAAGAAAATTACGAGTATAGATTAAAAGAAAACGAATATCAGCTTACAAAGCTGCAAGAATTAAAAATACGAGCTGAATTAGAAACGTTGCAAGCCAAGATCAATCCACATTTTCTTTACAACTCACTTAATTCAATTGCCTCATTGGTTTATACTGACCCTGAAAAAGCTGAGAAAATGGTACTGATGCTTTCCAAATTGTTCAGAGTCTCCATTAATTCGGGTGAAGAAAACTTTGGAACTATCGCTAATGAAATTGATATTGTTAAAACCTACCTTGATATTGAAAACATTCGCCTTGGAGATCGACTTTCCGTGAAAATTTCTGTTAAAGATGAATTGCAGGATGTAAAAATACCAAGGTTTCTATTACAACCATTAGTGGAGAACTCCATTAAACATGGTATTTCAAAAGTGGCCGAAAAAGGAGAAGTAATCATAGAAGTAAAGGCTTTGCCAGATAATAAGTTAGCTATTTGGGTTGCAGATAACGGACCTGCATTCCCCGAAGTTTTAGAGCCAGGATATGGGATGCAAAGCACATTTGACAAGTTAAAATTGCTCTACGGAGATGATCACGTGCTTAATATATTGTCGACTCCCCATAAAGGAATACAAATTATTATTCCGAACTTAGTTGTTAAACAATTAGCACATGAAATTTATTAA
- a CDS encoding LytR/AlgR family response regulator transcription factor encodes MQQFKTIIIDDEPLARNRLRRLLGAFSSVFSIEAEAANGQEGLELIEEIQPDLIFLDIEMPVLTGFDMLKKLIFFPLVIFTTAYDQYAIKAFEENSIDYLLKPIEPERLELTVAKLQKLSLSNSNGGNNAMLLGLIDKLQPKKELKSIPVKIGDRILLIKTSEISHIEADDKYVSLKTLKGESYLTDYTLSSLELKLPEAFTRVHRGCIINTENMKEIRKGFNGGLIAMMNDIHGTKVNTSRGYTDNLKRLLEI; translated from the coding sequence ATGCAACAGTTTAAAACAATTATTATTGATGATGAACCTTTAGCTCGTAATCGCTTGCGTCGGTTACTTGGGGCGTTTTCATCTGTTTTCTCCATAGAGGCCGAGGCTGCCAATGGACAAGAAGGGCTGGAATTAATAGAGGAAATCCAACCTGATCTTATTTTTCTTGATATCGAAATGCCTGTTTTAACAGGCTTCGATATGCTAAAGAAGCTCATTTTTTTTCCGTTGGTTATTTTCACTACAGCTTATGATCAATATGCAATTAAAGCTTTTGAAGAAAATTCTATTGATTATTTGCTAAAGCCCATTGAACCGGAGCGTCTTGAATTAACCGTTGCCAAGCTTCAGAAGCTATCTTTAAGTAATAGCAATGGCGGTAATAACGCAATGTTGTTAGGCTTAATTGATAAACTTCAGCCTAAAAAGGAGCTTAAATCAATCCCGGTAAAAATTGGAGACCGGATACTATTGATTAAAACTTCTGAAATCAGTCATATTGAAGCTGACGATAAGTATGTTTCTCTTAAAACGCTTAAGGGAGAATCTTATCTGACAGATTATACTTTGTCTTCATTGGAATTAAAGTTGCCTGAAGCATTTACCCGTGTTCATCGAGGCTGTATTATTAATACGGAGAACATGAAAGAAATCAGGAAAGGATTTAATGGAGGATTAATCGCTATGATGAATGATATTCACGGGACAAAGGTAAACACAAGCCGTGGGTATACCGATAATTTAAAACGGTTGTTAGAGATATAA
- a CDS encoding class I SAM-dependent methyltransferase, with product MTNTPNYIEINRKLWNDKVDYHLNSGFYGVDDFIQGVSSLKSIELDLLGDISKKSVLHLQCHFGQDTLSLARLGAKVTGVDFSDKAIDAARKLNKELGLDAQFYCCDLYELPNHLEQQFDIVYTSYGTIGWLPDLDKWAAIISKFLKPGGKFVFAEFHPFVWMFDYEFKTIAYEYFKADPIIETNSGTYADRDADITNTEISWNHSLSEVFTALINQGLSIQKFEEFNYSPYNCFNNTIEVEPGKFMIKSMEGKIPMVYALVAVK from the coding sequence ATGACTAATACACCCAACTATATTGAAATTAACCGTAAGCTTTGGAATGATAAGGTTGATTATCATCTAAACTCTGGATTTTATGGTGTTGATGATTTTATTCAGGGTGTTTCATCCCTAAAATCAATTGAACTTGATCTCTTAGGAGATATAAGCAAAAAATCAGTGCTGCACTTGCAATGTCATTTCGGTCAGGATACATTATCATTAGCTCGTTTAGGCGCTAAAGTTACCGGTGTTGATTTTTCAGATAAGGCCATCGATGCGGCCAGGAAGTTAAATAAGGAATTAGGATTGGACGCTCAATTTTATTGTTGCGATCTGTATGAACTTCCAAATCATCTTGAACAGCAATTTGATATTGTTTATACCAGCTATGGTACAATTGGATGGCTACCTGATCTTGACAAATGGGCAGCAATAATTTCCAAATTTCTTAAACCTGGCGGCAAGTTTGTATTTGCGGAGTTTCATCCTTTTGTATGGATGTTTGATTATGAGTTTAAGACGATTGCTTATGAATATTTTAAGGCAGATCCGATCATTGAAACGAACTCAGGGACTTATGCCGACCGTGATGCAGACATCACAAATACTGAGATTTCATGGAACCACAGCTTAAGTGAAGTTTTTACAGCCTTAATTAATCAAGGATTATCAATTCAAAAATTTGAGGAGTTCAATTACTCGCCTTATAATTGTTTTAACAATACCATTGAAGTGGAGCCGGGCAAGTTCATGATCAAATCAATGGAGGGTAAAATTCCTATGGTTTATGCGCTTGTTGCTGTTAAATAA
- a CDS encoding DUF2867 domain-containing protein: MKNASSASVFHSYLPDQSVLSNNQLYDYVDAYQIVVPSSKTISPDSLAKAFFSSDSKWIKGLFELRNKVVAIFGLKTGKESSRQNLPTSYQVGTSVGLFKILEKTENEIIMGENDRHLDFKVSLLAQQTGNTNSSITISTVVNYHNWFGKFYFFFVKPFHKRIVPVMLKKIAASPDFVGN, encoded by the coding sequence ATGAAAAACGCCTCTTCAGCTTCTGTATTTCACAGTTATTTACCTGACCAGTCTGTTTTAAGCAATAATCAACTTTATGATTATGTTGATGCTTACCAAATAGTTGTACCATCTTCCAAAACTATTTCTCCTGATTCATTAGCCAAAGCATTCTTTTCATCCGATTCAAAGTGGATAAAAGGATTATTTGAACTTCGGAATAAGGTTGTAGCTATCTTTGGACTGAAAACAGGCAAGGAAAGTTCACGTCAGAATCTTCCGACTTCTTACCAGGTTGGGACTTCAGTTGGTTTGTTCAAAATACTAGAGAAGACGGAAAATGAAATAATAATGGGAGAGAATGATAGGCATCTTGATTTTAAAGTTTCATTGCTAGCTCAACAAACAGGAAACACCAACTCTTCAATTACCATCTCAACAGTTGTTAATTACCATAATTGGTTCGGAAAATTTTACTTCTTTTTTGTAAAACCATTTCATAAGCGTATTGTGCCTGTTATGTTAAAAAAGATAGCAGCTTCGCCGGATTTTGTCGGCAATTAA
- a CDS encoding efflux transporter outer membrane subunit: MKRFILFISLLPLVSSCLVGPKYSRPQMNVPNNYAQQSDSLRRDSIANIKWWELYQDTTLQSLVRVALDENKDLKTAIARVEESKAVLGFNKANLYPFLDYNAKASYTKLNENAQTTGIGIDGESYSLLGSLNWEIDLWGKFRHANRSAYAQLLADQENQKAITISVIAQVADLYFQLRGLDERLAISRNTVQTREESYVLISARFEKGYVAEIDKFQAEQQVAFAAANIPSIERDIVSVENALQVLLGRSPGSIIRGMQNSEQNIQLEIPAGLPSELLEKRPDVRAAEQSLISQNEQIGVAQALRFPSLSLTGFGGVSSSDLSNLIDNGSLATGIAGQLFGPIFRFGQNKRRVEIERSRTEQLMYQYEKTVLIAFSDVETSLKAVNTYQDEYAARNREVTANRNIARLSRARYDGGFTTFLEVLESERQLYESELQKSITKQNQLSATVQLYKALGGGW; this comes from the coding sequence ATGAAAAGATTTATCCTATTCATAAGCCTGTTGCCACTGGTTTCGAGTTGTCTGGTCGGTCCTAAATATTCGAGGCCACAGATGAATGTGCCTAATAATTACGCTCAGCAATCAGACTCACTTAGAAGAGATTCAATTGCCAATATTAAATGGTGGGAGCTCTATCAGGATACTACATTACAATCACTGGTAAGAGTTGCCCTGGATGAAAATAAGGACCTGAAGACAGCTATTGCACGAGTGGAAGAATCGAAGGCAGTTTTAGGTTTTAACAAGGCAAACCTATACCCATTCCTCGATTACAATGCAAAGGCTTCCTATACAAAACTAAATGAGAATGCTCAAACTACCGGAATTGGCATTGATGGAGAAAGCTATAGCTTACTTGGAAGTCTTAACTGGGAAATTGATCTATGGGGAAAATTTCGCCATGCAAATCGTTCGGCTTATGCACAACTGTTAGCAGACCAGGAAAACCAGAAAGCCATAACGATTAGTGTTATTGCGCAGGTAGCCGATCTTTATTTTCAACTTAGGGGACTTGATGAACGCCTGGCTATCTCAAGAAATACAGTTCAAACCCGCGAAGAAAGTTATGTGCTAATAAGTGCTCGTTTTGAGAAAGGATATGTTGCAGAAATAGATAAATTTCAAGCAGAGCAACAGGTTGCTTTTGCCGCAGCTAATATTCCTTCTATTGAACGTGATATCGTTAGTGTAGAAAATGCGCTTCAGGTTTTATTGGGCCGTTCACCAGGAAGTATTATTCGTGGTATGCAAAATAGTGAACAAAACATTCAGCTTGAAATCCCTGCCGGATTGCCATCCGAATTATTGGAAAAAAGACCTGATGTACGAGCTGCTGAACAATCACTAATATCACAAAATGAACAGATAGGAGTTGCTCAAGCACTTCGGTTTCCTTCATTATCATTGACCGGATTTGGAGGTGTGTCTAGCTCTGATCTAAGTAACTTAATTGATAATGGTTCTCTGGCAACAGGTATTGCCGGCCAGCTCTTCGGACCAATTTTCCGTTTCGGACAAAACAAAAGGCGGGTGGAAATAGAACGAAGTAGAACAGAACAGTTGATGTATCAATATGAAAAAACTGTTCTCATCGCCTTTAGTGATGTTGAAACTTCTTTAAAAGCAGTTAACACTTATCAGGACGAATACGCAGCCCGTAATCGTGAGGTAACTGCCAACAGAAACATTGCCCGTCTTTCACGCGCACGTTATGATGGCGGTTTCACTACCTTTTTAGAGGTGTTGGAGTCAGAAAGGCAGCTTTATGAATCAGAGTTACAAAAATCCATCACAAAACAGAATCAACTTTCTGCCACTGTGCAACTGTATAAGGCTTTGGGCGGGGGATGGTAA